One Solibacillus sp. R5-41 DNA segment encodes these proteins:
- a CDS encoding geranylgeranyl pyrophosphate synthase, which translates to MNSQFQINVPEWFVLDELHILETIISPTSNNMGIIVASENFDAKKRCYPTVRLYMIHLVDDQYELTKELDAFQFRSVEEAKQFATKLPNLNAMDFIMMLNKEEPAFSM; encoded by the coding sequence ATGAACAGTCAATTTCAAATTAATGTACCGGAGTGGTTTGTGCTTGATGAATTACATATTCTAGAAACAATAATCAGTCCAACATCAAATAACATGGGGATAATTGTAGCATCGGAAAATTTTGATGCAAAGAAGCGATGTTATCCAACTGTTCGTCTATATATGATTCACTTAGTTGACGATCAATATGAATTAACGAAAGAGCTAGATGCATTTCAATTTCGGTCGGTAGAAGAGGCAAAGCAGTTTGCAACGAAATTACCTAACTTAAATGCGATGGATTTTATTATGATGTTAAATAAAGAAGAACCTGCTTTTTCTATGTAA
- a CDS encoding 2-oxoacid:ferredoxin oxidoreductase subunit beta, whose product MATFKDFRNSVKPNWCPGCGDFSVQAAIQRAAANVGYEPNELAVISGIGCSGRISGYINSYGFHGIHGRALPIAQGLKMANKDLKVIASGGDGDGFAIGMGHTIHAIRRNIDITYIVMDNQIYGLTKGQTSPRSAAGFITKSTPGGAIEPSIKPLEVALTSGATFVAQSFSTDIKELTAIIEAGLNHKGFSFINVFSPCVTYNKVNTYEWFKENLTKLSDVEGYDHTNREMAMQTVMKNEGLVTGIIYHDQQTTSYQDKIKGYSELPLTDIDIRLTEEQFTQFTKEFM is encoded by the coding sequence ATGGCAACATTTAAAGATTTCCGGAATTCAGTAAAACCAAACTGGTGCCCAGGATGTGGTGACTTTTCTGTACAAGCGGCGATTCAGCGTGCAGCAGCAAATGTTGGCTATGAACCGAATGAATTAGCTGTCATTTCTGGTATCGGATGTTCGGGACGTATTTCGGGCTATATTAACTCATATGGCTTCCACGGAATTCATGGTCGTGCATTACCGATCGCACAAGGCTTAAAAATGGCCAATAAAGATTTAAAAGTCATTGCTTCTGGTGGTGACGGTGATGGTTTTGCCATCGGTATGGGGCACACAATCCATGCGATTCGTCGTAATATTGATATTACGTATATTGTTATGGACAACCAAATTTACGGTTTAACAAAAGGGCAAACATCTCCACGTTCAGCTGCTGGTTTCATTACGAAATCAACACCAGGCGGAGCAATTGAGCCATCAATAAAACCGTTAGAAGTTGCTTTAACGAGTGGTGCGACATTTGTTGCACAAAGCTTCTCAACAGATATTAAAGAATTAACAGCAATCATCGAAGCGGGCTTAAATCATAAAGGTTTCTCATTCATCAACGTATTTTCACCATGTGTAACATACAATAAGGTGAATACGTATGAGTGGTTCAAAGAAAACTTGACGAAGCTTTCTGATGTTGAAGGCTATGACCATACAAATCGTGAAATGGCGATGCAAACGGTTATGAAAAATGAAGGCTTAGTAACGGGAATTATTTATCATGATCAACAAACGACGTCGTATCAAGATAAAATTAAAGGTTATTCAGAGCTACCATTAACGGATATTGATATTCGCTTAACAGAAGAGCAATTTACCCAATTTACAAAAGAATTTATGTAA
- a CDS encoding methyl-accepting chemotaxis protein: MRFRNFIKIKDRLVVLMIVCIVSNVILAVFSMDYLRKMDQETKSMYEQKLLLVDLTYQMKEQLEKTGIIPNEQLQQFKTNTFDTKMEYYLNELNKNASNSLLVEINQYIISRASSQLIAHEKDIAFGYQLILSISIVLILLIIIVGILATRAINKPTRQLRELFRLAQQGDFTNYATHGANDELGETTKYYNLMVDDIKELLKTVRKNAGSATKANEELENNSEQITKVAVQIAMNAESMANSLQYSTIQLSENAASVQQVASGIDEMSNRMQHIEHYVRETISTAVEGEGMVQKNIMQMQELEQAMKKASAIIYTLNEQSIHITKAVEMIHAVADQTNLLALNASIEAARAGEHGRGFAVVAHEVKKLANQSKEFTKAIAFIVSEIQQEAYEATRSMDEAMMTVDCGVITTEKSATKFREITHQVQQIGPQMEQVSQIMNEIANHTQAVAQNSMELSNRSEENLASMQYVKQQIATQKLATSDIHNEIRHIAKNMRTLTHAIGRFNI, translated from the coding sequence ATGCGCTTTCGAAACTTTATAAAAATTAAAGACCGCTTGGTCGTGTTAATGATTGTTTGTATCGTATCTAATGTAATTTTAGCGGTATTTAGCATGGATTATTTAAGAAAAATGGACCAAGAAACAAAATCCATGTACGAGCAGAAGTTATTACTCGTTGATTTGACCTATCAGATGAAGGAACAGCTTGAAAAAACAGGGATCATACCGAACGAGCAATTGCAGCAATTTAAAACAAACACCTTTGATACGAAAATGGAATATTACTTGAATGAATTAAATAAAAATGCATCCAATTCATTATTAGTGGAAATCAATCAATACATCATTTCGCGTGCTTCGAGTCAGCTAATTGCACATGAAAAAGATATTGCGTTCGGCTATCAATTAATACTTTCCATCTCAATCGTGTTGATATTGCTTATTATAATTGTTGGTATTTTGGCAACACGTGCGATCAATAAGCCAACCCGTCAATTAAGAGAGTTGTTTCGGTTAGCGCAGCAAGGAGATTTTACGAACTATGCTACACATGGTGCTAATGATGAACTGGGAGAAACAACGAAATATTATAATTTAATGGTGGATGATATTAAGGAGTTATTAAAAACGGTACGTAAAAATGCCGGATCTGCCACAAAAGCAAATGAGGAACTTGAAAATAATTCCGAGCAAATTACGAAAGTAGCTGTGCAAATTGCAATGAATGCCGAATCAATGGCTAATTCCTTGCAGTATTCTACAATACAGTTGTCCGAAAATGCTGCATCTGTTCAACAAGTGGCATCGGGTATTGATGAAATGTCGAATCGAATGCAGCATATTGAACATTATGTTCGTGAAACAATTTCCACTGCGGTTGAAGGCGAAGGAATGGTACAAAAAAATATTATGCAAATGCAAGAACTAGAACAGGCGATGAAAAAGGCAAGCGCTATAATTTATACGTTAAATGAGCAATCCATACATATTACTAAAGCGGTAGAAATGATTCACGCTGTTGCCGATCAAACGAATTTATTAGCGTTGAATGCATCGATTGAAGCGGCACGGGCAGGTGAGCATGGTCGAGGCTTTGCTGTTGTCGCACATGAGGTGAAAAAATTAGCGAATCAATCAAAAGAGTTTACGAAAGCAATTGCATTCATTGTATCTGAAATTCAGCAGGAAGCGTATGAGGCAACGCGTAGTATGGACGAGGCAATGATGACGGTCGATTGTGGCGTTATTACAACTGAGAAAAGTGCGACTAAATTCCGTGAAATTACACATCAAGTTCAACAAATTGGCCCCCAAATGGAGCAAGTTTCACAAATTATGAATGAAATTGCAAATCATACCCAAGCTGTTGCGCAAAATTCGATGGAGTTAAGCAATCGTTCAGAAGAAAATTTAGCTTCTATGCAATATGTTAAACAACAAATTGCAACGCAAAAGCTTGCAACAAGTGATATTCATAATGAAATTCGTCACATTGCCAAAAATATGCGCACGTTAACACATGCAATTGGTAGGTTTAATATTTAA
- the hemW gene encoding radical SAM family heme chaperone HemW, with protein sequence MARGVYIHIPFCHQICNYCDFNKVFFKNQPVDEYIEALGQEMEMTVVANPDAFSNVETIFLGGGTPTALSAAQIRRLTQLIVKHIPMSNVKEFSSEANPDELTEDKLQALYDGGVNRLSMGVQSFDQSLLKKIGRTHTNDHVYETVEKAKRVGFRNISIDLMYGLPGQTLEQWQHTLEKALALKLPHYSAYSLIVEPKTIFYIQYAKGKLNLPAEDLEAEMYGVLMDTMQAHGLHQYEISNFAHEGFLSTHNKIYWDNDEYAGFGAGAHGYLQGVRYSNVAPIKKYIDILQSGKRPLLNEHVVTLDEKMEEQMFLGLRKTNGVSHEEFESKFSKPMSTYYKEIISELVEQQLVLADDLGIRLTRKGRFLGNEVFQRFLLGE encoded by the coding sequence ATGGCTAGAGGTGTATATATTCACATTCCTTTTTGTCATCAAATTTGTAATTATTGTGACTTTAACAAAGTGTTTTTTAAAAATCAGCCAGTGGATGAATATATAGAAGCGCTTGGACAAGAGATGGAAATGACAGTGGTAGCTAATCCAGATGCTTTTTCAAATGTAGAAACAATCTTTTTAGGTGGTGGCACCCCAACCGCGCTTTCTGCTGCTCAAATTCGTCGTCTCACACAATTAATTGTGAAACATATTCCGATGTCAAACGTAAAAGAGTTTAGTAGTGAAGCAAACCCAGATGAGCTCACTGAGGATAAATTACAGGCCCTCTATGATGGAGGGGTCAATCGGTTAAGTATGGGCGTTCAGTCATTTGACCAATCATTGCTGAAAAAAATTGGACGCACACATACCAATGACCATGTTTATGAAACGGTTGAAAAGGCGAAGCGAGTTGGATTTAGAAATATTAGTATTGATTTAATGTATGGTTTACCAGGTCAAACACTGGAACAGTGGCAACATACGTTAGAAAAGGCACTTGCATTAAAGCTTCCGCATTATTCCGCTTATTCATTAATTGTAGAGCCGAAAACGATTTTTTATATTCAATATGCAAAAGGGAAGTTAAATCTACCTGCCGAAGATTTAGAGGCAGAAATGTACGGTGTATTAATGGATACGATGCAAGCGCATGGACTTCATCAATATGAAATAAGTAATTTTGCACATGAAGGCTTTCTTTCTACGCATAATAAAATTTATTGGGACAATGATGAATATGCCGGTTTTGGAGCAGGTGCGCATGGTTATTTGCAAGGCGTACGATATTCGAATGTTGCACCGATTAAAAAGTATATCGACATCCTGCAATCCGGAAAGCGACCATTGCTTAATGAACATGTTGTGACGCTAGATGAAAAAATGGAAGAGCAAATGTTTTTAGGGCTACGAAAAACAAATGGTGTATCGCATGAAGAATTTGAAAGTAAATTTTCGAAACCGATGTCTACCTATTACAAAGAAATTATATCGGAGCTTGTAGAACAACAATTAGTGCTAGCGGATGACTTAGGAATTCGCTTGACGAGAAAAGGTCGATTTTTAGGCAATGAAGTTTTCCAACGCTTTTTACTAGGCGAGTAA
- the dnaK gene encoding molecular chaperone DnaK — protein MSKIIGIDLGTTNSCVSVLEGGEPKVIPNPEGNRTSPSVVAFKNGEKQVGEVAKRQAVTNPNTIISIKSKMGTNEKVTVEDKDYTPQEVSAMILQYLKGYAEEYLGEQVTKAVITVPAYFNDAQRQATKDAGKIAGLEVERIINEPTAAALAYGLDQQDIDQKILVFDLGGGTFDVSILELADGVFEVLATAGDNKLGGDDFDQKIMNFLVEEFKKENGIDLAKDKMAMQRLKDAAEKAKKDLSGVTSSQVSLPFITAGADGPLHLEVTLTRAKFDELTHDLVERTIVPTRQALSDAGLSASELDKVILVGGSTRIPAVVEAIKKATGHEPHKGVNPDEVVAMGAAVQGGVLAGDVQGVLLLDVTPLSLGIETMGGVMTKLIDRNTTIPTSKSQVFSTAADNQPAVDIHVLQGERSMSADNKTLGRFQLSDIPAAPRGIPQIEVTFDIDANGIVSVKAKDLGTQKEQTIVIQSDSGLTDEDIERMVKDAEANADADAKRKEEADLRNEADQLVFQVDKTITDLGEQITEDEKKSVEDARDELKAALENGELEGIKASKEKLEGVLQPLVMKVYEQAAAAAQAAQGGAEGADFGGADAGKKDDGIVDADFEEVKDDK, from the coding sequence ATGAGCAAAATTATCGGTATTGACTTAGGAACAACAAACTCATGTGTATCAGTTTTAGAAGGCGGAGAACCAAAAGTAATTCCAAATCCAGAAGGTAACCGTACTTCTCCATCAGTTGTTGCATTCAAAAATGGTGAAAAACAGGTGGGTGAAGTAGCAAAGCGTCAAGCGGTGACAAACCCAAACACAATCATCTCAATTAAATCAAAAATGGGTACGAATGAAAAAGTGACAGTTGAAGATAAAGACTATACGCCTCAAGAAGTATCAGCAATGATTTTACAATACTTAAAAGGCTACGCGGAAGAATATCTTGGTGAGCAAGTAACGAAAGCTGTTATTACAGTTCCAGCTTACTTCAATGATGCACAACGTCAAGCAACAAAAGATGCTGGTAAAATTGCAGGTCTTGAAGTAGAACGTATTATTAACGAACCAACTGCAGCAGCGCTTGCTTACGGTTTAGATCAACAAGATATCGACCAAAAAATCTTAGTATTCGATTTAGGTGGCGGTACATTTGACGTATCAATCCTTGAGTTAGCTGACGGTGTTTTCGAAGTATTAGCAACAGCAGGTGACAATAAACTTGGTGGTGACGACTTCGACCAAAAAATCATGAATTTCTTAGTAGAAGAATTCAAAAAAGAAAACGGCATTGACTTAGCAAAAGATAAAATGGCAATGCAACGTTTAAAAGATGCAGCTGAAAAAGCGAAAAAAGATTTATCAGGTGTCACTTCATCTCAAGTGTCATTACCATTCATCACTGCAGGAGCAGATGGTCCACTTCACTTAGAAGTAACATTAACGCGTGCGAAATTTGATGAATTAACACATGATTTAGTAGAACGTACAATCGTTCCAACTCGTCAAGCATTATCAGATGCAGGTCTATCAGCTTCTGAATTAGATAAAGTGATTTTAGTTGGTGGTTCTACTCGTATTCCAGCGGTAGTTGAAGCAATCAAAAAAGCAACAGGTCATGAGCCACATAAAGGCGTAAACCCAGACGAAGTAGTGGCAATGGGTGCTGCTGTACAAGGTGGCGTACTTGCAGGTGATGTGCAAGGCGTATTATTACTAGATGTAACACCATTATCACTTGGTATCGAAACAATGGGCGGTGTAATGACAAAATTAATCGACCGTAACACAACGATTCCGACATCAAAATCACAAGTATTCTCAACTGCAGCGGATAACCAACCAGCAGTAGACATTCACGTATTACAGGGTGAGCGTTCAATGTCAGCGGACAACAAAACATTAGGTCGCTTCCAATTATCAGATATCCCAGCAGCACCACGTGGAATTCCACAAATCGAAGTAACATTTGATATTGATGCAAATGGTATCGTATCTGTTAAAGCAAAAGATCTTGGTACACAAAAAGAGCAAACAATTGTTATCCAATCTGACTCTGGTTTAACTGATGAAGATATCGAGCGCATGGTAAAAGATGCTGAAGCAAATGCAGATGCAGATGCAAAACGTAAAGAAGAAGCAGATCTTCGCAACGAAGCAGACCAATTAGTGTTCCAAGTGGACAAAACAATTACAGACTTAGGTGAACAAATTACAGAGGACGAAAAGAAATCTGTAGAAGATGCTCGTGATGAACTAAAAGCAGCACTTGAAAATGGTGAACTTGAAGGCATCAAAGCTTCTAAAGAAAAATTAGAAGGCGTATTACAACCATTAGTAATGAAAGTCTATGAGCAAGCAGCGGCAGCAGCACAAGCGGCTCAAGGCGGTGCAGAAGGTGCTGACTTTGGCGGCGCGGATGCAGGCAAAAAAGATGATGGTATCGTAGACGCTGACTTTGAAGAAGTAAAAGACGATAAATAA
- the grpE gene encoding nucleotide exchange factor GrpE gives MTETTKTNEELEQTTNEEATSEAVETEEVVVDEKEVKIQELTAKLADEEARYIRLRADYDNLLRRGRLDREAAEKYRAQSILTELLPVLDNLDRALQVEVTTEEATALYKGVDMVYQQLLSATQNEGLQVIAAEGELFDPNLHQAVMQEQDSEKEAGIILRELQKGYSLKDRILRPSMVSVNE, from the coding sequence GTGACGGAAACAACAAAGACAAACGAAGAACTTGAACAAACAACAAATGAGGAAGCAACATCAGAGGCAGTTGAAACTGAAGAAGTTGTTGTCGATGAAAAAGAAGTAAAAATTCAAGAGTTGACGGCAAAATTAGCAGATGAGGAAGCGCGTTACATTCGCTTACGTGCAGATTATGATAACTTACTTCGTCGCGGTCGATTAGATCGAGAAGCAGCTGAAAAATATCGTGCACAGTCGATTTTAACAGAACTTTTACCTGTTTTAGATAATTTGGATCGCGCGCTTCAAGTAGAAGTAACTACAGAGGAAGCGACGGCTCTATATAAAGGTGTAGATATGGTGTATCAGCAGCTTTTATCTGCGACACAAAACGAAGGCTTACAAGTGATTGCAGCAGAAGGTGAACTATTCGACCCGAACTTGCACCAAGCGGTTATGCAAGAGCAAGATAGCGAAAAAGAAGCAGGCATTATTTTACGTGAGTTGCAAAAAGGATATAGCTTAAAAGATCGTATACTACGCCCATCAATGGTATCAGTAAACGAATAA
- the hrcA gene encoding heat-inducible transcriptional repressor HrcA, with product MLTNRQLQILQVIVDDFVMSAQPVGSRQLAKKEGITYSAATIRNEMADLEELGFLEKTHTSSGRVPSEQGYRFYVDHLLKPQVISGNDVEQIHSLFEKQMFEAEKVIRESANILSELTTYTTILLGPDVKKHRVKKVQIVPLTEQTAVAIIVTDNGHVENRVLPLPSGFSPSEIEKMVNILNDRLVGVPLHDFQMKLETEALSILKQHVNAAESIIQSLVSISAGQSEGKVYYGGKSNMLNQPEFHDLNKVRMLMDLIDKKSQMHTLFNQQQSGIQIRIGSENNHLAMENCSVITASFLLDEEQQGAIAIIGPTRMDYKRVVTLLEVMRNGLSQAFMKGTHDKL from the coding sequence ATGTTAACAAATCGGCAGTTACAAATATTACAAGTAATCGTAGATGATTTTGTGATGTCTGCTCAGCCTGTTGGTTCGCGTCAGTTAGCTAAAAAAGAAGGAATTACTTATAGTGCAGCTACGATTCGAAATGAAATGGCGGACCTGGAGGAATTAGGTTTTTTAGAAAAAACGCATACATCGTCTGGGAGAGTCCCATCTGAACAAGGTTACCGATTTTATGTAGATCATTTACTAAAACCTCAAGTTATTTCAGGAAATGATGTCGAACAAATTCATTCGCTATTTGAAAAACAAATGTTCGAAGCTGAAAAGGTGATACGAGAGTCCGCTAATATTTTGTCGGAATTAACTACGTATACAACGATTTTGCTCGGACCAGATGTAAAAAAGCATCGCGTGAAAAAAGTCCAAATTGTTCCATTGACGGAACAAACAGCAGTTGCCATTATCGTAACGGACAATGGGCATGTTGAAAATAGAGTATTACCGTTACCATCAGGATTCAGTCCTTCAGAAATAGAGAAAATGGTGAACATTTTAAATGATCGCCTTGTTGGTGTGCCGCTTCATGATTTTCAGATGAAATTGGAAACAGAAGCGTTATCGATTTTAAAACAGCATGTCAATGCAGCAGAATCTATTATTCAGTCTTTAGTATCTATTTCTGCTGGTCAGTCTGAAGGAAAAGTGTATTATGGTGGTAAATCCAATATGTTAAATCAACCTGAGTTCCACGATTTAAATAAAGTACGAATGCTAATGGATTTAATTGATAAGAAAAGTCAAATGCATACATTATTTAATCAGCAGCAATCGGGTATTCAAATTCGTATTGGCTCAGAAAATAATCATTTGGCGATGGAAAACTGTAGTGTAATTACCGCTTCATTTTTATTGGATGAAGAGCAGCAAGGGGCTATTGCTATTATTGGTCCGACGCGCATGGATTATAAGCGTGTAGTCACTTTGCTTGAAGTGATGCGCAACGGTTTATCGCAAGCCTTTATGAAAGGCACACATGATAAGCTTTAA
- the dnaJ gene encoding molecular chaperone DnaJ codes for MSKRDYYEVLGIAKSASKDEIKKAYRKLSKQYHPDINKEPGADEKFKEVAEAYEVLFDEQKRARYDQFGHEDPNAGFGGGGAGGFGGFEDIFSSFFGGGGRRQDPNAPRKGDDLQYRMNITFEEAVFGKETEIEIPTEESCGTCHGSGAKPGTTPQSCSQCNGAGQINQAVDTPFGRMMNKRSCPSCRGQGKIIVDKCSTCRGAGQVTKKKKIKITIPAGVDDGQQLRVSGQGEAGFNGGPSGDLYIVFSVRKHEFYERDGDDIMYELKLTFPQAALGDEIEVPTIHGKVKLKIPVGTQSGAQFRLKDKGVKNVHGYGTGHQYVIVNVVTPTKLTEKQKQLLREFAEISGDIPEEQGSSLFDKIKKKIKGD; via the coding sequence ATGAGTAAGCGTGATTACTATGAAGTGCTTGGCATAGCAAAAAGTGCAAGCAAAGATGAAATAAAAAAAGCTTATCGTAAATTATCGAAACAATATCACCCGGACATTAATAAAGAACCAGGTGCTGATGAAAAATTCAAAGAAGTAGCAGAAGCGTATGAAGTCCTTTTTGATGAACAAAAACGTGCGCGCTATGATCAATTTGGACATGAAGATCCAAATGCTGGATTTGGCGGTGGAGGAGCTGGTGGTTTCGGCGGCTTCGAAGATATTTTCAGTTCATTCTTTGGTGGTGGCGGACGTCGTCAAGATCCAAACGCGCCTCGCAAAGGGGACGACTTACAATATCGCATGAACATTACGTTTGAAGAGGCTGTATTCGGAAAAGAAACAGAAATTGAAATTCCGACAGAAGAATCATGTGGAACTTGTCATGGCTCAGGTGCAAAACCAGGAACAACGCCACAATCATGTTCGCAATGTAACGGCGCTGGTCAAATTAACCAAGCGGTGGATACGCCATTTGGTCGCATGATGAATAAACGTTCATGCCCAAGCTGTCGCGGTCAAGGGAAAATCATCGTAGATAAATGTTCAACATGTCGTGGTGCAGGTCAAGTAACGAAAAAGAAAAAAATTAAAATTACGATTCCAGCAGGTGTGGATGATGGACAACAACTACGCGTGTCAGGCCAAGGAGAAGCCGGCTTTAACGGCGGTCCATCTGGTGATTTATATATCGTATTCTCGGTTCGTAAGCATGAGTTTTACGAGCGTGACGGCGACGATATTATGTATGAACTAAAATTAACATTCCCACAAGCGGCATTAGGTGACGAAATTGAAGTACCGACAATTCACGGAAAAGTGAAATTAAAAATTCCAGTTGGTACACAATCAGGAGCGCAATTCCGATTAAAGGATAAAGGTGTTAAAAATGTACATGGCTATGGAACAGGGCATCAATATGTTATCGTCAATGTAGTCACACCAACGAAATTAACGGAAAAGCAGAAACAATTATTGCGTGAGTTTGCCGAAATTAGTGGCGACATTCCAGAAGAACAAGGAAGCTCACTATTCGATAAAATTAAGAAAAAAATAAAAGGCGATTAA
- a CDS encoding 2-oxoacid:acceptor oxidoreductase subunit alpha — MLHQLSWKVGGQQGEGIESTGEIFSMAMNRLGYYLYGYRHFSSRIKGGHTNNKITVRPTEVRSIADDLNILVAFDQETIDVNYKELTAASIILADAKFDPKNPEDCVAPLFAVPFTDIAADLGTSLMKNMVAIGATAALLNLEESVFQSVVDEIFGRKGEEVVAKNIEAIQRGREAIAIQIGERVGEWQLAPADGKRRMFMIGNDAAALGALAAGSRFMAAYPITPASEIMEYMIKKLPLVGGAVIQTEDEIAAATMAIGANYGGVRAFTASAGPGLSLMMEAIGLSGMTEQPLVIFDTQRGGPSTGLPTKQEQSDLMAMLYGTHGEIPKVVIAPSTMEEAFYDTIQAFNIAEELQLPVIVMTDLQLSLGKQTVDPFDYSKIEIRRGKIVTEVEDTETKDYFKRYENAEDGVSPRILPGTKGGIHHVTGVEHDETGKPSEATGNRRTQMDKRMRKLAALKFNNPIYANTPHEDADVLLVGFNSTRGALEEVQEALNAEGIKANHAHVKLIHPFPSDEMAALVEKAKKVIVVENNATGQLANIMKMNIGGHAKIKNVLKYDGTPFLPRELTNLVKEEI, encoded by the coding sequence ATGTTACATCAGCTTTCATGGAAAGTCGGTGGGCAACAAGGTGAAGGGATCGAGAGTACTGGTGAAATTTTCTCGATGGCAATGAATCGTTTAGGTTATTATCTATACGGATATCGTCATTTCTCTTCTCGCATTAAAGGTGGCCATACGAATAATAAAATTACGGTTCGTCCAACAGAAGTACGCTCGATTGCGGACGATTTAAATATTTTAGTTGCATTTGATCAAGAAACAATTGACGTAAACTATAAAGAATTAACAGCAGCAAGTATTATTTTAGCGGATGCGAAATTCGATCCAAAAAATCCAGAAGACTGTGTGGCACCATTATTTGCTGTACCATTTACAGATATTGCAGCAGATCTTGGTACGTCATTAATGAAAAACATGGTCGCGATTGGCGCAACTGCAGCATTATTAAATTTGGAAGAATCTGTTTTCCAAAGCGTTGTAGACGAGATTTTTGGTCGTAAAGGTGAAGAAGTTGTAGCGAAGAATATTGAAGCAATTCAGCGCGGTAGAGAAGCGATTGCCATCCAAATTGGTGAGCGCGTAGGTGAATGGCAACTAGCTCCAGCTGACGGTAAACGCCGTATGTTCATGATTGGGAATGATGCAGCCGCACTAGGTGCATTAGCAGCAGGCTCTCGCTTTATGGCAGCTTACCCGATTACACCAGCTTCTGAAATTATGGAATATATGATCAAAAAGTTACCGCTTGTTGGTGGAGCTGTTATTCAAACAGAGGATGAAATCGCGGCAGCAACAATGGCTATTGGTGCAAACTATGGTGGGGTACGTGCTTTCACAGCGTCAGCCGGCCCAGGTCTTTCACTGATGATGGAGGCAATTGGTCTTTCAGGTATGACCGAGCAGCCACTTGTTATTTTTGATACACAACGTGGTGGTCCATCAACAGGTCTTCCTACGAAGCAAGAGCAATCGGATTTAATGGCGATGCTGTACGGCACACATGGTGAAATTCCGAAAGTCGTTATTGCGCCTTCAACGATGGAAGAAGCATTCTATGATACGATCCAAGCATTTAATATTGCGGAGGAATTACAGCTTCCGGTAATCGTAATGACGGATTTACAGCTTTCATTAGGGAAGCAAACTGTTGATCCATTTGATTACAGTAAAATTGAAATTCGACGTGGTAAAATTGTGACAGAAGTAGAAGACACTGAAACAAAGGACTACTTCAAGCGTTATGAAAATGCAGAAGATGGCGTTTCACCGCGTATATTACCTGGTACAAAAGGTGGGATTCACCACGTAACTGGTGTCGAGCATGATGAAACAGGAAAGCCTTCTGAAGCGACAGGCAACCGTCGCACACAAATGGATAAACGTATGCGTAAGCTTGCCGCATTAAAATTCAATAATCCGATTTATGCCAATACACCTCATGAAGATGCGGACGTGTTATTAGTTGGGTTTAACTCAACACGTGGTGCGCTTGAGGAAGTGCAAGAAGCATTAAATGCAGAAGGAATTAAAGCGAATCACGCGCATGTGAAGCTAATTCATCCATTCCCATCTGATGAAATGGCTGCACTTGTTGAGAAAGCTAAAAAAGTTATTGTTGTTGAAAATAACGCAACAGGCCAATTAGCGAATATTATGAAGATGAATATTGGTGGTCATGCGAAGATAAAGAACGTCTTAAAGTATGATGGTACGCCATTCTTACCACGTGAATTAACAAACTTAGTGAAGGAGGAAATTTAA